In Populus alba chromosome 1, ASM523922v2, whole genome shotgun sequence, a single window of DNA contains:
- the LOC118060994 gene encoding uncharacterized protein encodes MEPIVLTQLATGISVLAGAVLVKSVMGQKPMAGPTCPSCNGTGRVACLCSRWSDRDVGCRTCSGSGRMACSSCGGRGTGRPIPVQISMRSPNRPS; translated from the coding sequence ATGGAACCGATCGTTTTGACCCAGTTGGCAACGGGTATTAGTGTGCTAGCCGGGGCGGTTCTGGTCAAGTCGGTTATGGGCCAGAAGCCCATGGCTGGTCCGACGTGCCCATCTTGCAACGGAACGGGTCGAGTCGCTTGTCTTTGTTCCCGTTGGTCAGACCGAGATGTGGGTTGCCGGACTTGTTCTGGTTCCGGTCGCATGGCGTGTAGTAGCTGCGGCGGGAGAGGTACTGGTCGGCCTATTCCGGTTCAAATCTCTATGCGGTCACCAAACCGCCCATCTTGA
- the LOC118060987 gene encoding chlorophyll a-b binding protein 7, chloroplastic, producing the protein MASVCASSAIAAVSISSSSSQKTGFLVGSTKASFLSGKKLRLRKYTTPTAARSVTVCVAADPDRPLWFPGSTPPPWLDGSLPGDFGFDPLGLGSDPETLRWNVQAELVHCRWAMLGAAGIFIPEFLTKIGILNTPSWYTAGELEYFTDTTTLFIVELFFIGWAEGRRWADILKPGCVNTDPIFPNNKLTGTDVGYPGGLWFDPLGWGSGSPEKVKELRTKEIKNGRLAMLAVMGAWFQHIYTGTGPIDNLFAHLADPGHATVFSAFTPK; encoded by the exons TTCCCAGAAGACTGGGTTCCTCGTTGGGTCAACAAAGGCTTCTTTTCTTAGTGGGAAGAAATTGAGACTGAGAAAGTACACAACACCAACTGCAGCTCGATCAGTTACAGTTTGTGTTGCAGCTGACCCTGATAGACCCCTCTGGTTCCCTGGTAGCACCCCTCCTCCATGGCTTGATGGAAG CCTCCCTGGAGACTTTGGTTTTGATCCTCTAGGTCTTG GATCTGATCCTGAAACTCTGAGATGGAATGTGCAAGCAGAACTTGTTCACTGCAGATGGGCGATGCTAGGTGCTGCTGGTATTTTCATCCCAGAATTCCTAACAAAGATTGGCATCCTAAACACCCCCTCATGGTACACTGCTGGAGAACTTGAATACTTCACTGACACCACCACACTCTTCATTGTTGAGTTGTTCTTTATTGGCTGGGCTGAAGGGAGGAGATGGGCAGATATTCTCAAGCCAGGGTGTGTCAACACTGATCCTATCTTCCCAAACAACAAGCTCACTGGTACTGATGTTGGTTACCCGGGTGGGCTATGGTTTGACCCGCTTGGATGGGGAAGTGGTTCTCCTGAGAAGGTCAAGGAATTGAGGACAAAGGAGATCAAGAATGGAAGATTGGCTATGTTGGCTGTCATGGGTGCTTGGTTCCAACACATTTACACCGGAACTGGTCCTATCGACAACCTCTTTGCTCACCTTGCAGATCCTGGCCATGCCACCGTTTTTTCT GCTTTCACCCCCAAGTGA